One part of the Janthinobacterium sp. 17J80-10 genome encodes these proteins:
- the cyaY gene encoding iron donor protein CyaY, whose amino-acid sequence MTESEFLALAETTLGNIERALENAADGADLDIECSRAGNVLEIELIDSGAKIIVNSQAPMQEIWVAARSGGFHYKRVDNRWIDTRGSEELFAALGRLVGEQAGCVIQLDPA is encoded by the coding sequence ATGACCGAATCAGAATTCCTGGCCCTGGCGGAAACCACCTTGGGCAATATCGAGCGCGCCCTGGAAAACGCCGCCGATGGCGCAGACCTGGATATCGAGTGCAGCCGCGCCGGCAACGTGCTGGAAATCGAACTGATCGACAGCGGTGCAAAAATCATCGTCAACAGCCAGGCGCCGATGCAGGAAATCTGGGTTGCCGCACGCTCCGGCGGCTTTCACTACAAGCGGGTGGACAACCGCTGGATCGACACGCGCGGCAGCGAGGAACTGTTCGCCGCGCTGGGGCGACTGGTTGGCGAGCAGGCAGGCTGCGTCATCCAGCTCGACCCTGCCTGA